One Chloroflexota bacterium DNA window includes the following coding sequences:
- a CDS encoding TdeIII family type II restriction endonuclease gives MNTTTRDAVFGVLKEFAASQIPKLSKWTLKDIRLGYPFHQIFFPEEAILAARVERSVVTSMGTRLYPTLAKAVALGQYKSVHTEHVVEGTVNDAAINMIEQIVTELRTPQSQRESPRRPDHEGEMRDILYSRGGGQSSRSVTADLYIDDFEQRPLFVELKTPLPNLDVAAESKRKLLYYLTIMNRRGIDGSRAYLGLTYNPYVTRDRYGHSFTKQIMDMEKQVLIGSELWDFIGGPNTYSELLLLIEKVRMELPNTVSL, from the coding sequence TTGAATACCACGACAAGAGACGCTGTCTTTGGTGTCCTAAAGGAATTTGCCGCAAGTCAGATTCCCAAACTGAGCAAGTGGACGCTCAAAGACATAAGACTCGGGTATCCGTTCCACCAGATTTTCTTTCCTGAAGAAGCAATTTTGGCGGCCAGGGTTGAGCGGAGCGTTGTGACATCGATGGGCACGAGGCTTTACCCAACTTTGGCCAAAGCCGTTGCGCTTGGTCAATACAAAAGTGTACACACCGAGCACGTTGTTGAAGGCACTGTAAACGATGCAGCTATAAATATGATCGAGCAGATTGTGACCGAACTCCGGACGCCTCAATCTCAACGGGAGTCTCCAAGAAGACCTGACCATGAGGGCGAGATGAGAGACATCCTTTATTCGCGTGGCGGTGGACAGTCAAGCAGATCGGTAACTGCCGACCTATACATAGATGACTTTGAACAAAGGCCCTTGTTTGTCGAGTTGAAGACTCCTCTTCCAAATCTGGATGTTGCTGCAGAGTCGAAGAGAAAGCTGCTATATTACTTGACCATAATGAACAGACGAGGAATCGATGGATCCAGGGCGTATTTGGGCCTGACCTACAATCCTTACGTGACGCGAGATCGCTATGGGCACTCATTCACAAAACAAATAATGGACATGGAAAAGCAGGTTTTGATTGGCAGCGAGCTATGGGACTTTATTGGCGGTCCCAACACCTATTCG
- a CDS encoding DNA methyltransferase yields MKQTKTNLPSTSSLGADRSHGYDPDYQTDPFTAFDSVNSNTKLEVLNLNWRESDLPERIRTKHVHRLHPYLGKFVPQLVEIFLRKFAPTTVCDPFCGSGTTLVEAASLGINAIGCDISEFNTLMTRVKTGKYDLSLLKYEINDALERALGTNQLSLLEQKAEYNVSDYLQSWFAPQALDSLLAYRKHIEDYTYSDVLRVILSRAARSARLTTHFDLDFPKQPQTEPYYCYKHSRTCRPTKNSAQFLKRYSNDTLKRIREFADVRKNVAVLVTTDDTRRAQFPKYDLVVTSPPYVGLIDYHEQHRYAYELLGLEWKAEEEIGPATKGSSQRAQAEYVKKMIDSFENVKKRLSKGGRMVVIVNDKYGLYEKIQKQIGVTLETRLERHVNRRTGRRAGDFFESVLIWAAKG; encoded by the coding sequence ATGAAGCAGACCAAGACCAATCTCCCATCTACATCATCTCTTGGTGCCGATAGGTCACATGGGTACGATCCTGATTATCAAACGGACCCGTTCACCGCATTCGATTCAGTTAATTCAAATACGAAGCTAGAAGTCCTCAATCTCAACTGGCGCGAAAGCGACTTGCCGGAGCGAATTCGGACAAAGCATGTCCATCGTCTTCATCCCTATCTTGGAAAATTCGTTCCACAGTTGGTCGAGATTTTCCTACGTAAATTTGCGCCTACAACGGTCTGTGATCCATTTTGCGGTTCGGGCACAACCTTGGTTGAAGCGGCATCGCTAGGGATAAATGCGATAGGGTGTGATATTTCCGAATTCAACACCCTAATGACCCGAGTAAAGACGGGCAAGTACGACCTAAGTCTACTCAAGTATGAGATAAACGATGCGTTGGAGAGGGCGCTTGGCACTAACCAACTCTCGTTGCTTGAACAGAAAGCCGAGTATAACGTGAGCGACTACCTACAGTCGTGGTTTGCGCCTCAAGCACTAGATTCGTTGCTAGCATACCGGAAGCACATTGAAGATTACACTTACAGTGACGTCCTCAGGGTGATCTTGTCACGGGCAGCTAGGTCGGCGCGCCTTACAACCCATTTTGACCTCGACTTTCCAAAGCAGCCTCAAACTGAGCCTTATTACTGCTATAAGCATAGCCGAACCTGCAGACCAACAAAGAATTCTGCACAGTTCTTGAAGCGGTATAGCAACGATACACTCAAACGAATTCGTGAGTTTGCTGACGTTCGCAAAAATGTGGCCGTACTTGTAACTACTGACGACACGAGAAGGGCCCAGTTCCCAAAATACGACCTTGTAGTCACCTCGCCACCATATGTGGGGCTTATTGACTATCATGAACAACATAGGTATGCATACGAGTTGCTGGGTTTAGAGTGGAAGGCTGAGGAGGAGATAGGTCCAGCCACGAAAGGAAGCTCGCAGAGAGCGCAAGCTGAGTACGTCAAGAAGATGATCGATTCGTTCGAGAACGTCAAGAAGCGCCTCTCCAAGGGCGGTCGCATGGTGGTTATCGTCAACGATAAGTACGGTCTTTACGAGAAAATCCAAAAGCAGATCGGAGTGACTCTTGAGACTAGACTTGAAAGACACGTAAACAGAAGGACGGGAAGAAGGGCTGGAGATTTCTTCGAGAGCGTTTTGATTTGGGCGGCAAAAGGATAG
- a CDS encoding FAD-binding oxidoreductase — translation MPSNRADVVIIGGGISGLSTAYHLAKAGKDVVVVEKGVVGAEASGRNGGMISERTDEPDLVPLAVESVRLWPTLDDELGYPTEFVQKGRLQVAVSEAEMGRYLTEREVGERFGVQVDVLDPSDIQDMAPCVTDRSLGGIFFPKGAHANPQRSVQAFAWAFQDRGGRLYQHTAATGFKLTGGRVSAVETSAGDIEADTVVCAAGPQTALFLEMVGVRVPLATARAEIIATAPLEPLFQCALVGNGLYGRQAKKGNLLYGGGPHEWIDVDLISDPSKPNTPLIRNIARRLADLFPVAADVPVIRSWAGVIEQAPDSLPIFDILDHPSNFVFVSASAHGFAIAAATGKVVGELVLHGESSVDISGLRMDRFGDVAPNWREELGWVTVSL, via the coding sequence ATGCCTAGTAACAGAGCAGACGTCGTCATCATAGGGGGCGGCATTTCGGGCCTCAGCACAGCCTACCATCTGGCCAAGGCGGGCAAGGACGTCGTCGTTGTTGAAAAAGGGGTCGTGGGAGCCGAGGCTTCCGGGCGCAACGGCGGGATGATTAGCGAGCGCACAGACGAGCCGGACTTGGTGCCATTGGCGGTGGAGTCTGTGCGACTGTGGCCGACACTGGATGATGAGTTGGGGTATCCTACCGAATTCGTGCAAAAGGGCAGGCTCCAAGTCGCCGTATCGGAAGCGGAAATGGGCCGCTACTTGACCGAGCGCGAAGTCGGGGAGCGGTTCGGCGTGCAGGTGGACGTGTTGGACCCATCCGACATACAGGACATGGCACCCTGTGTCACCGATAGGTCCCTCGGCGGAATCTTTTTTCCCAAGGGTGCTCACGCCAACCCACAGCGGTCGGTCCAGGCATTCGCCTGGGCATTTCAAGATAGGGGTGGCAGGCTCTACCAGCACACCGCTGCCACCGGCTTCAAGCTCACCGGCGGGAGGGTTTCGGCGGTTGAGACGTCTGCCGGCGACATCGAAGCAGACACAGTGGTTTGCGCTGCCGGGCCACAGACGGCATTGTTCCTAGAGATGGTGGGCGTGCGCGTTCCGCTAGCGACGGCACGGGCGGAGATTATTGCCACTGCCCCCTTAGAACCACTCTTTCAGTGCGCCCTGGTGGGCAACGGACTCTACGGGCGCCAGGCCAAGAAGGGTAATCTGCTCTACGGTGGCGGTCCCCACGAATGGATTGATGTGGATCTGATCTCCGATCCCAGCAAACCGAACACTCCCCTCATACGGAATATTGCCAGACGACTTGCGGACCTGTTTCCAGTAGCGGCGGATGTACCGGTGATTCGGAGTTGGGCCGGTGTGATTGAACAGGCCCCGGACTCCCTGCCGATCTTTGACATCCTGGACCACCCGAGCAACTTTGTGTTTGTTTCCGCGTCGGCGCATGGCTTCGCCATCGCAGCCGCCACGGGTAAGGTTGTGGGCGAATTGGTGCTCCACGGCGAGTCCAGCGTTGACATAAGCGGACTGCGCATGGACAGGTTTGGCGACGTCGCGCCGAATTGGCGGGAAGAACTCGGATGGGTTACTGTTTCTTTATGA